A single window of Triplophysa rosa linkage group LG2, Trosa_1v2, whole genome shotgun sequence DNA harbors:
- the cdc42ep2 gene encoding cdc42 effector protein 2 has protein sequence MSAKAPIYLKRRSRKGKKEKLRDLLSSDMISPPLGDFRHTIHIGSGGGADDFFGDLSFLQGKFHLLPGQQGHQGTLQLSRTASVSSHPPANESSPLLKNAFSLPIIGGVQALTLPATNPATSPAKATAEVPATWAQHTAVLTKTQSTPTSPSLAPPPKPPRLHLEERNLGVSRHASLPASSNSSPLHTHTYEPSPDTEEDEKCVRNGEGEERKYLSNAGSLLSLHLDLGPSILEDVLQIMDKQRIGTFSGGLTSNGRQEIYT, from the coding sequence ATGTCTGCCAAGGCTCCCATATACCTTAAAAGAAGAAGCCGTAAAGGAAAGAAGGAAAAGCTGCGGGACCTTCTCTCATCCGACATGATCAGCCCCCCGCTCGGAGACTTTCGACACACCATCCACATCGGCAGCGGTGGCGGGGCTGACGATTTTTTCGGTGACCTGTCTTTCTTACAAGGTAAATTCCACCTGTTACCGGGACAACAGGGTCACCAGGGTACGCTCCAGTTAAGCCGCACTGCAAGTGTAAGTAGCCACCCACCAGCCAATGAGAGCTCACCTCTGTTGAAAAATGCCTTCTCGCTTCCCATCATTGGAGGAGTGCAGGCTCTCACTCTTCCTGCAACAAACCCTGCGACTTCACCAGCCAAGGCAACTGCTGAGGTGCCGGCGACCTGGGCTCAGCATACTGCCGTCCTAACAAAAACCCAGTCTACTCCAACATCACCATCTCTCGCTCCACCTCCCAAACCTCCTAGACTTCACCTGGAAGAGAGAAATTTGGGTGTGTCACGGCACGCATCACTTCCTGCATCTTCGAACAGCTCTCCCCTTCATACGCACACTTATGAACCAAGTCCAGATACAGAGGAAGATGAAAAGTGTGTACGAAatggagagggagaggaaaGGAAATACCTCTCAAATGCTGGTTCTCTCCTGTCCCTTCATCTGGACCTGGGGCCATCCATCCTAGAGGATGTGCTTCAGATCATGGACAAGCAGAGAATAGGGACATTTAGTGGGGGACTTACATCCAATGGACGACAGGAGATTTACACCTGA